From the Pseudomonas sp. SORT22 genome, one window contains:
- a CDS encoding copper chaperone PCu(A)C produces MFKNALLLAALMLPATFATAHEYTVGELHIAHPWSQELPPNAPNVAAYFVVHNNGKSADTLTGVDSPISDDAQLHEHVHKDGLMKMQQVMSVEVPAGGELKFAPGAYHVMLMQPKDRSLLADGKRFPLTLHFKHAGDITVEVAVQKQAPDEAAAHNH; encoded by the coding sequence ATGTTCAAGAACGCCCTGCTGCTGGCCGCGCTGATGCTGCCGGCGACCTTTGCCACTGCCCATGAATACACCGTCGGCGAGCTGCATATCGCTCACCCGTGGTCGCAGGAGTTGCCGCCGAACGCGCCCAACGTTGCCGCCTATTTTGTCGTGCATAACAACGGCAAGAGCGCCGACACCCTGACCGGCGTCGACAGCCCGATCAGCGACGATGCCCAGCTGCACGAGCATGTGCACAAAGATGGCCTGATGAAAATGCAGCAGGTAATGAGCGTCGAAGTGCCTGCAGGCGGCGAGCTGAAATTCGCCCCCGGCGCCTACCATGTGATGCTGATGCAGCCCAAGGACCGCAGCCTGCTGGCTGACGGCAAGCGCTTCCCGCTGACCCTGCATTTCAAGCACGCCGGTGACATCACCGTCGAGGTCGCGGTGCAAAAACAGGCACCCGACGAGGCAGCCGCTCACAATCACTGA
- a CDS encoding DUF2946 domain-containing protein, translating to MLMIFIGPLVSQSMPMDHRAMPPGMNMSMAMDSAADCHADNHHGGSPALKVIWEKCGYCSLFFHCPALPQALSLLNTEAVPASNRLIVYPRQGHARQTVFPGARSRAPPPFIVV from the coding sequence ATGTTGATGATCTTTATCGGCCCACTGGTTTCCCAGTCGATGCCGATGGATCACCGTGCCATGCCGCCAGGCATGAACATGAGCATGGCCATGGACAGCGCCGCCGATTGCCATGCCGACAACCATCACGGCGGCAGCCCGGCGCTGAAGGTGATCTGGGAGAAGTGCGGTTACTGCAGCCTGTTCTTCCATTGCCCGGCGCTGCCCCAGGCCCTGAGCCTGCTCAACACCGAAGCCGTACCCGCCAGCAACCGGCTGATCGTCTACCCGCGCCAGGGCCATGCCCGGCAGACGGTATTCCCCGGCGCCCGCAGCCGCGCGCCGCCACCCTTCATCGTCGTCTGA